A genome region from Aptenodytes patagonicus chromosome 26, bAptPat1.pri.cur, whole genome shotgun sequence includes the following:
- the MCL1 gene encoding induced myeloid leukemia cell differentiation protein Mcl-1, whose protein sequence is MFAVKRNAVIGFNLYCGGGPALAPASPGGGVPPPPPAAVPRALIGSAGAWAAAGRSAVPRALMGCGAAPRAALPPAARPPAARPGALWSPEEELDGCEPEAERGPAGDSLPGTPPGPPEPADGLRQDSLELISRYLREAAGEAEPGAKQLFPGLLGGPGRPGGSGDAVMEKALETLRRVGDGVIEKHELAFQGMLRKLEIQKEEDLQSVCEVAAHVFSDGVTNWGRVVTLISFGAFVAKHLKSINQEKCISSLAGIITDALVSSKREWLMSQGGWEGFVEFFRVEDLEGSIRNVLMAFAGVAGLGASLAYMIR, encoded by the exons ATGTTCGCTGTGAAGAGGAATGCTGTCATCGGCTTCAACCTGTActgcggcggcggcccggccctgGCGCCCGCCTCGCCGGGGGGGggcgtcccgccgccgccgcccgccgcggtaCCCCGGGCCCTGATCGGCTCCGCGGGGGCCTGGGCCGCCGCCGGTCGCTCCGCGGTACCCCGCGCGCTGATGGGCTGCGGCGCGGCCCCCCGCGCGGCGCTGCCCCCTGCGGCGCggccccccgcggcgcggccgggcgcgcTGTGGAGCCCCGAGGAGGAGCTGGACGGCTGCGAGCCCGAGGCCGAGCGCGGCCCGGCGGGGGACTCGCTGCCCGGCACGCCGCCCGGGCCGCCGGAGCCTGCCGATGGGCTGCGGCAGGACTCGCTGGAGCTCATCAGCCGCTACctgcgggaggcggcgggcgagGCCGAGCCCGGCGCGAAGCAGCTCTTCCCAGGGCTGCTgggcgggcccggccggcccgGCGGATCGGGCGACGCCGTGATGGAGAAGGCGCTGGAGACGCTGCGGAGGGTCGGCGACGGCGTCATAGAGAAACACGAGCTCGCCTTCCAGG GAATGCTTCGGAAGCTGGAAATCCAGAAGGAGGAAGATCTGCAGTCAGTATGTGAAGTGGCTGCCCACGTGTTCAGTGATGGAGTAACAAACTGGGGTCGAGTGGTGACGCTCATCTCATTTGGTGCCTTTGTTGCAAAACACCTGAAAAGCATAAACCAGGAGAAGTGCATCAGCTCGCTGGCAGGGATCATCACGGACGCGCTCGTCTCATCTAAGCGCGAGTGGCTAATGAGCCAGGGAGGCTGG GAGGGCTTTGTTGAATTCTTTCGAGTCGAGGACCTAGAAGGCAGCATCAGAAATGTACTGATGGCGTTTGCAGGTGTGGCTGGACTGGGAGCAAGCTTGGCCTACATGATCCGGTGA